A window of Candidatus Cloacimonadota bacterium contains these coding sequences:
- a CDS encoding transposase, with protein sequence MGLRGRKNFVEENCFFVTTTVVNFTKIFTSSKYCDLLIENIKHYKTKYHFKILGYVIMPTHFHWIVQTDNKYGSISDIMRDLKKYSAWDILNEIDKGNNSDLAKVFEIYARKYRDQKRKFWKERFDDVIIRSRKFFFEKLQYIHNNPVKAKLVGKPEDYKYSSARNYKYNDHSVIFVDTDL encoded by the coding sequence ATGGGACTAAGAGGTAGAAAAAATTTCGTAGAAGAGAATTGTTTTTTTGTTACGACAACTGTTGTGAATTTTACCAAAATTTTTACATCGAGCAAATATTGTGATTTACTAATTGAAAATATAAAACATTATAAAACAAAATACCATTTTAAAATTCTTGGATATGTTATTATGCCTACTCATTTTCATTGGATAGTTCAAACCGATAATAAATATGGTTCCATATCGGATATAATGCGAGATTTGAAAAAATATTCTGCTTGGGACATTCTTAATGAAATTGATAAAGGTAATAACTCAGATTTAGCTAAAGTATTTGAGATTTATGCAAGAAAATATAGAGATCAAAAAAGGAAATTTTGGAAGGAAAGATTTGATGATGTAATAATAAGAAGCAGGAAATTTTTCTTTGAAAAATTACAGTATATTCATAATAATCCTGTAAAAGCCAAATTGGTAGGAAAACCTGAAGATTATAAATACTCAAGTGCAAGAAACTATAAATATAACGATCATTCTGTTATTTTTGTAGATACGGATTTGTAA